In one window of Helianthus annuus cultivar XRQ/B chromosome 17, HanXRQr2.0-SUNRISE, whole genome shotgun sequence DNA:
- the LOC118489061 gene encoding uncharacterized protein LOC118489061, whose protein sequence is MPPTDNQGSFLNRISIRRNQVAYEHEIEDVEQFQKHVTDRLSELFHPQEDTTTSDPPETILSIAWFRKLLDAFLCCEAEFKAVVIMGRDANNFSKSPLDRLIPEHLDRSVKALDICNAIIHGIDLLQHWRKLAQIAVDSLNQKPITEGHVRRAKKALTTLLSSISIDDKEIHHHTNKSTSSSNNNNTTLGNIKSLSYPFARTWSAAKQIQAMSANLTSPRGGEPTGLVVPLYLMSSVLVFVMWAMVAAIPCQERAGLGAHLQLSKQFTWAQPMIGLQEKIGEQWKKKEKKGRSGLLLETQRMEKLGLSMVEFAERFVFPVEGEKAEEVAAMVAEMEEVCGRMEEGLVALDMQVREVFNRIVRSRAETLDVLDQLNKMTTPVPY, encoded by the coding sequence ATGCCACCAACGGACAACCAAGGATCCTTCCTCAACCGGATCAGCATCCGGCGAAACCAAGTCGCATACGAGCACGAAATCGAAGACGTCGAACAATTCCAAAAACACGTCACCGACCGCCTCTCCGAACTCTTCCACCCCCAAGAAGACACCACCACCAGCGACCCACCCGAAACAATATTATCCATCGCATGGTTTCGCAAACTCCTCGACGCATTCCTCTGCTGCGAAGCCGAATTCAAAGCGGTTGTAATCATGGGCCGTGACGCCAACAACTTCTCCAAATCCCCACTCGACCGCCTCATCCCCGAGCACCTTGATCGCTCCGTAAAAGCTCTCGACATATGCAACGCGATTATTCACGGAATCGATCTGCTACAACACTGGCGAAAACTCGCGCAAATCGCGGTCGACTcgcttaaccaaaaaccaatcacGGAGGGACACGTCAGGAGGGCAAAAAAGgcattaaccacattgttatcATCCATTTCAATAGACGACAAAGAAATCCACCATCACACAAACAAATCCACCTCATCATCAAATAATAACAACACAACACTAGGCAACATAAAATCTTTATCGTACCCTTTTGCAAGGACATGGTCAGCAGCTAAACAAATTCAGGCAATGTCAGCCAATCTCACATCGCCACGTGGCGGGGAACCCACCGGGTTAGTTGTACCGTTATATTTAATGAGCTCGGTATTAGTTTTTGTAATGTGGGCGATGGTGGCCGCGATACCATGCCAAGAACGGGCGGGTTTGGGGGCGCATTTGCAGCTATCGAAGCAGTTTACGTGGGCGCAACCGATGATCGGGTTGCAGGAGAAGATAGGGGAGCAGTGgaagaagaaggagaagaagGGGAGGAGTGGGTTGTTGTTGGAGACACAGAGGATGGAGAAGTTGGGGTTGAGTATGGTGGAGTTTGCGGAGCGGTTTGTGTTTCCGGTGGAGGGGGAGAAGGCGGAGGAGGTGGCGGCGATGGTGGCGGAGATGGAGGAGGTGTGTGGGAGAATGGAGGAGGGGCTGGTGGCGTTGGATATGCAGGTCAGAGAGGTGTTTAATCGGATCGTGAGGAGTAGAGCCGAGACACTTGACGTTCTTGACCAACTTAATAAAATGACCACACCGGTTCCGTATTGA
- the LOC118489062 gene encoding 1-aminocyclopropane-1-carboxylate synthase-like: protein MEVSNNMLSKIATNNGHGENSPYFDGWKAYDANPFHPQRNPEGVIQMGLAENQLSFDLIKEWIEANPSASICTPQGVSGFKHTAIFQDYHGLPAFRTAVANFMNRVRGNRVKFDPDRIVMSGGATGAHETLAFCLANPGEAFLVPTPYYPAFDRDLRWRTGVNLVPVVCESSNNFKITREALESAYTNAKLDNIKVKGLLVTNPSNPLGTFLDRETLKDVVRFINDKSIHLVCDEIYAGTVTDGDEFVSIAEVIEEEPECNRDLIHLVYSLSKDMGFPGFRVGIVYSYNDNVVSIARKMSSFGLVSTQTQHMLASMLSDNEFVENFISESRVRLAHRHDMFNRGLAQVGIGSLESKAGLFLWMDLRRFLKEPTFEAEMTFWRTIINDIKLNVSPGQSFHCSEPGWFRVCFANMDDETTIIALWRIKQFVRKNRNLEIKTRKQFWLNNLPLRSSSRRLDDILTPHRMSPHYDILTPHRMSPHSPLASPLVRAQH, encoded by the exons ATGGAAGTCTCAAACAACATGTTATCAAAGATAGCAACCAACAACGGACACGGCGAAAACTCTCCGTATTTCGACGGTTGGAAGGCCTACGACGCCAATCCTTTCCACCCTCAGCGCAACCCCGAGGGTGTTATTCAAATGGGTCTTGCCGAAAATCAGCTTTCCTTCGATTTGATCAAAGAATGGATAGAAGCGAACCCGAGCGCCTCAATTTGTACACCACAAGGTGTATCCGGTTTTAAACACACTGCCATTTTTCAAGACTATCATGGGTTGCCCGCTTTCAGGACCGCGGTTGCTAACTTCATGAACCGGGTTCGTGGAAACCGTGTCAAGTTTGATCCCGACCGGATTGTTATGAGCGGTGGCGCCACCGGTGCTCATGAAACTTTGGCTTTCTGCTTGGCTAATCCTGGAGAAGCATTCTTAGTTCCCACCCCTTATTATCCAGC ATTTGACCGAGATTTGAGATGGCGAACGGGAGTCAACCTAGTGCCGGTCGTTTGCGAAAGCTCGAATAACTTCAAGATCACTAGAGAAGCTCTAGAAAGCGCGTACACGAATGCGAAGTTAGACAACATTAAGGTCAAGGGTTTGCTTGTAACGAACCCATCGAACCCGCTAGGTACTTTTCTAGACCGGGAGACGTTAAAAGATGTTGTGAGATTCATTAATGATAAAAGCATCCACCTCGTGTGTGACGAGATCTATGCTGGCACGGTAACCGATGGTGACGAGTTTGTTAGCATTGCGGAGGTGATAGAGGAAGAGCCTGAATGCAACCGCGACTTGATTCATTTGGTTTATAGTCTTTCCAAGGACATGGGGTTCCCCGGGTTTAGAGTTGGGATCGTGTACTCGTACAATGATAATGTTGTGAGCATCGCTCGTAAAATGTCGAGCTTTGGGCTTGTTTCGACTCAAACCCAACACATGCTCGCCTCTATGCTTTCGGACAATGAGTTTGTTGAGAACTTTATTTCTGAGAGTAGAGTCAGATTGGCCCACAGGCATGATATGTTTAACCGTGGACTAGCCCAAGTTGGGATCGGGAGTTTGGAAAGCAAGGCGGGCTTGTTTCTCTGGATGGACTTGCGCCGATTTTTAAAAGAACCTACTTTTGAAGCAGAAATGACGTTCTGGCGAACTATAATTAATGATATTAAGCTTAACGTCTCACCAGGTCAATCTTTTCATTGCTCTGAGCCAGGATGGTTTCGTGTTTGTTTTGCAAATATGGATGATGAGACCACGATAATCGCGCTATGGAGGATTAAACAATTCGTGCGAAAGAACAGAAACCTCGAGATCAAGACCAGAAAACAATTTTGGCTAAACAACCTACCTCTAAGATCATCATCAAGAAGGCTAGACGACATCTTGACTCCTCACCGCATGTCACCTCATTACGACATCTTGACTCCTCACCGAATGTCACCTCATTCTCCTCTTGCCTCGCCCCTTGTTCGGGCACAACATTAG
- the LOC110921394 gene encoding ribosome biogenesis protein NSA2 homolog, producing MPQGDYIDLHRKRNGYRPDHFERKRKKEAREVHKRSKVAQTALGIKGKMFAKKRYAEKAQMKKTLAMHEESSSRRKVDDDVNDGAVPAYLLDRDATTRAKVLSNTVKQKRKEKAGKWDVPLPKVRPVAEDEMFKVIRTGKRKTKQWKRMITKVTFVGQGFTRKPPKYERFIRPSGLRFTKAHVTHPELKCTFNLEIIGVKKNPNGTMYTSLGVITKGTIIEVNVSELGLVTPAGKVVWGKYAQVTNNPENDGCINAVLLV from the exons ATG CCTCAAGGAGATTACATAGACCTTCATAGGAAGAGAAATGGATATCGCCCTGATCATTTCGAGAGGAAGCGGAAGAAGGAAGCTCGTGAAGTTCACAAGCGTTCTAAAGTTGCCCAAACG GCTTTAGGAATCAAGGGTAAGATGTTTGCTAAGAAACGATATGCAGAGAAAGCTCAAATGAAGAAGAC ATTGGCTATGCATGAAGAATCGTCAAGCAGACGCAAGGTGGATGATGATGTTAATGACGGTGCTGTGCCTGCCTATCTTCTTGACCGTGATGCCACAACGCGCGCAAAG GTTCTTAGCAACACAGTAAAACAAAAAAGGAAGGAGAAAGCAGGGAAGTGGGATGTGCCTTTACCCAAG GTTAGACCAGTGGCTGAAGATGAGATGTTTAAAGTAATCAGAACCGGTAAAAGGAAAA CCAAACAGTGGAAGAGGATGATTACCAAAGTTACATTTGTAGGACAAGGTTTCACCAGGAAACCTCCAAAGTATGAGcgttttattcgtccaagtggTTTGCGGTTTACCAAAGCCCATGTGACACACCCTGAACTTAAATGCACTTTCAATCTCGAGATAATCGGCGTGAAGAAAAACCCTAACGGTACAATGTATACCTCTCTTGGCGTTATTACCAAGGGAACCATCATTGAG GTGAATGTGAGTGAACTAGGACTTGTGACACCAGCTGGGAAAGTAGTATGGG GGAAATATGCTCAAGTGACGAATAATCCCGAGAATGATGGGTGCATCAATGCAGTTTTGCTTGTGTAG